One genomic segment of Arcobacter porcinus includes these proteins:
- a CDS encoding WYL domain-containing protein, which translates to MQTKKSILQLQLLKELLEGKKISLKVFSSKYDLSIRTAQRYIEDIIEIFEENLIKDSEYYSFISNSILETNILNFNKKELENFVDLYSLLDFDFSRNLDEKDKTILQKMEKKYSQVYMIKQNPFEQFTQKKDLLFDIKDAIKNRRYTKIEYTSDKKYIYEQAKILKIVFAEGNFYLAILTNEEINNGFKFLRLSFLDKIILYPNSFKKDYEAEDFLKNFQTLFSNYKKEPFEVVLKVDNKIKRFFINKKFLSSQKIVENKEDLILSFKVTNSMEILPLVKKWLPNIKIISPKNLKDQLEDELREYLN; encoded by the coding sequence TTGCAAACAAAAAAATCAATACTTCAACTACAACTTTTAAAAGAGCTTTTAGAGGGAAAAAAGATCTCTCTTAAAGTTTTCTCTTCAAAATATGATTTAAGTATTAGAACAGCTCAAAGATATATTGAAGATATAATTGAAATTTTTGAAGAAAATCTTATAAAAGATAGTGAATATTATAGTTTTATTTCAAATTCAATATTAGAGACAAATATTTTAAATTTCAATAAAAAAGAGCTAGAAAATTTTGTAGATTTATACTCTTTACTTGATTTTGATTTTTCAAGAAATTTAGATGAAAAAGATAAAACTATACTTCAAAAGATGGAGAAAAAGTATTCTCAAGTTTATATGATAAAGCAAAATCCATTTGAACAATTTACACAAAAAAAAGATTTGTTGTTTGATATTAAAGATGCAATAAAAAATAGAAGATATACAAAAATAGAGTACACAAGTGATAAAAAATATATTTATGAACAAGCAAAGATTTTAAAAATAGTATTTGCTGAAGGAAATTTCTATTTAGCTATTTTGACAAATGAAGAGATAAATAATGGTTTTAAATTTTTAAGATTAAGCTTTTTGGATAAAATTATTTTATATCCAAATAGTTTTAAAAAAGATTATGAAGCAGAAGATTTTTTAAAGAATTTTCAAACACTATTTTCAAACTATAAAAAAGAGCCATTTGAGGTAGTTTTAAAAGTAGATAATAAAATTAAAAGATTTTTTATAAATAAGAAGTTTCTATCTTCACAAAAAATAGTAGAAAATAAAGAAGATTTGATTTTGAGTTTTAAAGTTACAAATAGTATGGAAATATTACCTCTTGTTAAAAAATGGTTACCAAATATAAAAATAATATCTCCAAAAAATTTAAAAGATCAGTTGGAAGATGAATTAAGAGAGTATTTAAATTGA
- the rhuM gene encoding RhuM family protein codes for MSEILIYQNENGNIKVDVRFEDGSIWLSQAQICEVFGKAKSTISEHIKAIFEEGELDEKVVVRNYRTTTKHGAIEGKTQTSDIKIYNLDMIIAIGFRVRSSTGTKFRIWANDKLKEYITKGFVLNDERFKNGNSMDYFDELQKRLRDIRISEKFFYQKIKDIYMTSIDYDPKDEKTIEFFKIVQNKLLWAVSSQTAAELVHNRVDISKALLGMSSYDKENKNVTKKDVSIAKNYLNEEEIELLGLLVEQYLAFAETMAMQRTPMYMKDWIARLEAIISLNGRELLTHVGKISHEMAIAKSELEYQKFKDEQKKIEKVQSLKELEIDIKRLK; via the coding sequence ATGAGTGAAATATTAATCTACCAAAATGAAAATGGAAATATCAAAGTAGATGTAAGATTTGAAGATGGCTCAATATGGCTATCTCAAGCTCAAATTTGTGAAGTGTTTGGTAAAGCAAAATCAACTATTAGTGAACATATTAAAGCTATTTTTGAAGAGGGTGAATTAGATGAAAAAGTGGTTGTTCGGAATTACCGAACAACCACTAAACATGGTGCTATTGAGGGAAAAACACAAACAAGTGACATAAAGATTTATAACCTCGATATGATAATTGCCATTGGTTTTAGAGTTCGTTCATCAACTGGTACAAAATTTAGAATTTGGGCAAATGACAAATTAAAAGAGTACATCACAAAAGGTTTTGTACTAAATGATGAAAGATTTAAAAATGGCAACTCTATGGACTATTTTGATGAACTTCAGAAAAGACTTAGAGATATTAGAATCTCTGAAAAGTTCTTTTATCAAAAAATCAAAGACATCTATATGACAAGTATTGATTATGACCCAAAAGATGAAAAAACAATAGAGTTTTTTAAAATTGTTCAAAATAAGCTACTTTGGGCAGTATCATCTCAAACAGCAGCTGAACTTGTACACAATAGAGTAGATATAAGCAAAGCTCTTTTAGGGATGAGTTCGTACGATAAAGAAAATAAAAATGTAACAAAAAAAGATGTGAGTATTGCTAAAAATTATTTAAACGAAGAAGAGATAGAACTCTTGGGGTTACTTGTAGAACAATATTTAGCATTTGCAGAAACTATGGCAATGCAAAGAACACCTATGTATATGAAAGATTGGATAGCAAGATTAGAAGCTATTATATCTTTAAATGGTAGAGAGTTACTAACTCATGTAGGAAAAATAAGCCATGAAATGGCAATTGCAAAAAGTGAATTAGAGTATCAAAAGTTTAAAGATGAACAAAAGAAGATAGAAAAAGTCCAAAGTTTAAAAGAGCTTGAAATTGATATAAAGAGATTAAAATGA
- a CDS encoding KilA-N domain-containing protein — MANIKVLENEITVLKIEDEDYICITDIAKYKDNIFANDIIKNWLRNRNTIEFLGIWEQLNNPDFKPVEFDGFRKEAGLNSFTMSPTKWIQGTNAIGIVAKSGRYGGTYAHKDIAFEFASWVSVEFKLYLIKEFQRLKEQELKQLGWDIRRNLTKINYKIHTDAIKENLIPKELNSSQINFVYASEADILNVALFGMTSKEWREQNKDEKGNIRDTANVKELVCLANMESLNAHFINEGLSQKDRLQKLNKIAIEQMKILSREYVRKLEKVR, encoded by the coding sequence ATGGCAAATATAAAAGTCTTAGAAAATGAAATAACAGTTTTAAAGATTGAAGATGAAGATTATATTTGTATTACTGATATAGCAAAATATAAAGACAATATTTTTGCAAACGACATAATCAAAAATTGGCTCAGAAACCGTAATACAATAGAGTTTTTAGGTATTTGGGAACAATTAAACAATCCAGATTTTAAACCCGTCGAATTCGACGGGTTTAGAAAAGAAGCTGGATTAAATAGCTTTACAATGAGTCCTACAAAATGGATACAAGGAACAAATGCAATAGGAATAGTTGCAAAATCTGGAAGATATGGGGGAACTTATGCACATAAAGATATAGCCTTTGAGTTTGCTTCTTGGGTTTCTGTTGAGTTCAAGCTTTATCTTATAAAAGAGTTTCAAAGATTAAAAGAACAAGAGTTAAAACAATTAGGTTGGGATATTAGAAGAAATCTTACAAAAATAAACTACAAAATCCATACAGATGCAATAAAAGAAAATCTAATCCCAAAAGAGCTAAATTCTTCACAAATAAATTTTGTATATGCAAGTGAAGCAGATATTTTAAATGTTGCACTATTTGGAATGACTTCAAAAGAGTGGCGAGAACAAAACAAAGATGAAAAAGGAAATATAAGAGATACGGCAAATGTGAAAGAGCTTGTATGTTTGGCAAATATGGAGTCTTTAAATGCACATTTTATAAATGAGGGATTATCTCAAAAAGATAGGCTTCAAAAGTTAAATAAAATAGCAATAGAGCAGATGAAAATCTTAAGCCGCGAATATGTTAGAAAGTTAGAAAAAGTAAGATAA
- a CDS encoding type II secretion system protein: protein MKAFSLLEVLIVIIILAVVFAFFSPKMLQFINFGEKSQLKVDFALINSALAQNRAKNDLLQNSINLYQLDSARVNIKNEKLFSNILQKDIKSTTTIEKQSGSWAKVGNKDYIFFTKTQEYEFSLKDGFFECISQKEICENLD, encoded by the coding sequence ATCAAAGCTTTTTCTCTATTGGAAGTTTTAATTGTAATAATAATCCTAGCAGTAGTTTTTGCATTTTTCTCTCCAAAGATGCTTCAATTTATAAACTTTGGAGAGAAAAGTCAATTAAAAGTTGATTTTGCACTTATAAACTCTGCCTTGGCACAAAATAGAGCAAAAAATGATTTACTACAAAATAGTATAAATTTATATCAACTTGATAGTGCAAGAGTAAATATAAAAAATGAAAAACTCTTTTCAAATATTCTACAAAAAGATATAAAATCTACAACAACAATAGAAAAACAATCTGGTTCTTGGGCAAAAGTTGGGAATAAAGATTATATTTTTTTCACAAAAACACAAGAGTATGAATTTTCTTTAAAAGATGGTTTCTTTGAGTGTATTAGCCAAAAAGAGATATGTGAGAATTTAGATTGA
- a CDS encoding B12-binding domain-containing radical SAM protein gives MNIEKKIILTTLNSRFSHSSLSLRYLFANLKELKDEAKILEFVINSQNQTLVEEILAYKPKVVLISTYIWNANDVAELVKYIKLISPQTIVALGGPEISHLPHRVDFEKADYFMFGEGEVSVYNLCKNILGGIRPKDKIISAKPVEFDKIALPYDYYTDFDIQNRHIYIESSRGCPFTCEFCLSSIDSSMRYLPIDVFLNEIDKLWNRGARNYKFIDRTFNLKISFAKAILDYFLAKDEDYFLHFEVIPDNFPLELRERLKQFKAGSLQLEVGIQTLNLDVAKNINRNLRIEKIKDNLKFLSQETKAHMHIDLIVGLPSETIESFRENLDLLYTLSSGEIQIGILKKLSGTTLNRHDELHGMVYNPNPPYDILKNNLINFDLMQDMKRFARFWDIVYNSGNFVKTSKLLFKDGKVFKNFFDFSKWLYKRSESTFKISLDRVAEYLFEYLSRDYEEEILVKTILDDVMMIEGRKIPPFLKKYKKYEKDFIQIEQSRANKRQIKRVDDEL, from the coding sequence TTGAATATAGAAAAGAAAATAATATTAACAACACTAAACTCAAGATTTTCGCACTCAAGTCTATCTTTACGATATCTGTTTGCAAACTTAAAAGAGCTAAAAGATGAAGCAAAGATATTGGAGTTTGTAATAAATAGTCAAAATCAAACTTTGGTTGAAGAGATTTTGGCATATAAACCAAAAGTTGTATTAATCTCAACATATATTTGGAATGCAAATGATGTAGCAGAACTAGTAAAATATATAAAACTAATAAGCCCACAAACAATAGTTGCTTTGGGTGGTCCAGAAATTAGCCATTTACCACATAGAGTTGATTTTGAAAAAGCAGATTATTTTATGTTTGGAGAGGGTGAAGTAAGTGTTTATAACTTATGTAAAAATATTTTAGGTGGAATTAGACCAAAGGATAAAATAATAAGTGCAAAACCTGTTGAGTTTGACAAAATTGCTTTGCCTTATGATTATTATACAGATTTTGATATACAAAATAGACATATTTATATAGAAAGTAGCAGAGGATGTCCATTTACTTGTGAGTTTTGTCTTTCTAGTATTGATTCATCAATGAGATATTTGCCTATTGATGTTTTTTTAAATGAGATTGATAAGCTTTGGAATAGGGGAGCAAGAAATTATAAGTTTATAGATAGAACTTTTAATCTTAAAATCTCTTTTGCAAAAGCTATTTTGGACTATTTTTTGGCAAAAGATGAGGACTATTTTTTACATTTTGAAGTAATTCCTGATAATTTTCCTCTTGAGTTAAGGGAGAGATTAAAACAGTTTAAAGCTGGGAGTTTACAGCTTGAAGTAGGAATACAAACTCTAAACTTAGATGTTGCAAAAAATATAAATAGAAATCTTAGAATTGAAAAAATAAAAGATAATCTAAAATTCTTAAGCCAAGAGACAAAAGCTCATATGCATATAGATTTGATTGTAGGACTTCCTAGTGAAACTATTGAGAGTTTTAGAGAAAATCTTGATTTATTGTACACTTTAAGTTCTGGCGAAATACAAATTGGAATATTAAAAAAACTTTCTGGAACTACCTTAAATAGGCACGATGAACTGCATGGAATGGTATATAATCCAAATCCGCCTTATGATATTTTAAAAAATAATTTGATAAATTTTGATTTAATGCAAGATATGAAACGCTTTGCTAGATTTTGGGATATTGTTTACAATAGTGGAAATTTTGTAAAAACTTCAAAACTACTTTTCAAAGATGGTAAAGTGTTCAAAAACTTTTTTGATTTTAGTAAGTGGTTGTATAAAAGAAGTGAAAGTACATTTAAAATCTCTCTTGATAGAGTTGCTGAGTATTTGTTTGAGTATTTAAGCCGTGATTATGAAGAGGAGATTTTGGTAAAAACAATTTTGGATGATGTGATGATGATAGAGGGTAGAAAAATACCACCATTTTTGAAAAAGTATAAAAAATATGAGAAAGATTTTATTCAAATTGAACAAAGCAGGGCAAATAAAAGACAGATAAAAAGAGTTGATGATGAACTATAG